A stretch of the Capsicum annuum cultivar UCD-10X-F1 chromosome 8, UCD10Xv1.1, whole genome shotgun sequence genome encodes the following:
- the LOC107840132 gene encoding fatty acid amide hydrolase isoform X5, producing the protein MGNKRVMIPASEVDLTAVNYIPENIQAPHLTGFWFKFFVKLAEAPGIGSLIMNHLKKENKIDEMLKYTVIPEVPMFKPEYPPQEPEPAVVSLEEDAKPEERVNLALKYLPEYDPASNWSGDSTASFRYWKIRDYAYAYRSKFTTPSMVAERFISAIEEFNNKNPTAPLLISFDPDEVRKQAAASTQRFQQGNPLSILDGIFMAIKDDIDCYPHPSKGATTWMHEVREVKKDAVSVSRLRSCGAILVGKANMHELGLGTTGNNANYGTTRNPHDPDRYTGGSSSGPAAIVASGLCSAAVGTDGGGSVRIPSSLCGVVGLKSTYGRTDMTGSLCDDGTVEIIGPIATTVEDTILVYAAILGSSPAERISLRPSVPCIPNFPSQDSSQSLEALHLGKYTEMVEIVIPELHEMRVAHIVSIGSESLCSLNPDCYEGRGARLTYDTRTNLAFFRSFTAADYVAAQRLRRRLMYFHMEIFKKVDIIVTPTTGMTAPRIPPSALKVGETDLHISGDLMRFIITANLLGFPAVTVPVGYDNQGLPIGMQLIGRPWCEASILRLAAAIEETCAEPKKKPLQYYDILKGN; encoded by the exons ATGGGGAACAAGAGAGTGATGATACCGGCAAGTGAAGTTGACTTGACGGCTGTGAACTACATACCCGAGAATATTCAAG CTCCACATTTGACTGGTTTCTGGTTTAAGTTCTTTGTGAAGCTGGCTGAAGCACCGGGTATTGGATCTTTGATTATGAATCACCtcaagaaagaaaacaaaattgaTGAG ATGTTGAAGTACACCGTCATACCGGAGGTTCCTATGTTTAAACCTGAATATCCTCCTCAAG AGCCAGAACCTGCTGTAGTCAGCCTGGAAGAAGACGCAAAGCCTGAAGAACGGGTTAACCTAGCCTTAAAGTATCTTCCAGAATATGATCCAGCTAGCAATTGGAGTGGTGATTCAACTGCATCATTCCGCTATTGGAAAATTCGTGATTATGCATATGCATACAGATCTAAGTTTACAACTCCATCTATG GTTGCGGAGCGCTTCATCTCAGCCATTGAGGAATTCAACAATAAGAATCCCACAGCCCCACTGTTAATTTCTTTTGACCCTGACGAAGTAAGAAAGCAAGCTGCTGCTTCTACACAAAGATTTCAACAAG GAAATCCACTGTCAATCTTGGATGGGATTTTCATGGCAATTAAAGACGACATAGATTGCTATCCTCACCCTTCAAAGG GAGCAACTACGTGGATGCATGAGGTTCGTGAGGTAAAGAAGGATGCTGTTTCTGTGTCAAGATTACGAAGCTGTGGTGCAATTTTGGTTGGAAAGGCAAACATGCATGAGTTGGGCTTGGGCACTACCGGAAATAATGCAAACTATGG GACTACACGTAATCCACATGATCCAGATAGGTACACAGGAGGGTCTTCCTCAGGCCCTGCAGCTATTGTGGCTTCAGGATTGTGTTCTGCTGCTGTGGGAACGGATGGTGGAG GTTCAGTTCGGATTCCCTCTTCCCTTTGTGGTGTTGTGGGATTGAAGTCAACATATGGTCGAACTGACATGACCGG GTCATTATGTGATGATGGAACGGTGGAAATTATTGGACCAATCGCCACAACTGTTGAGGACACCATACTTGT GTATGCAGCAATCTTGGGATCCTCTCCTGCTGAAAGAATCTCTTTAAGACCG TCCGTCCCTTGTATACCTAATTTCCCTTCACAAGACAGCTCACAATCTCTGGAAGCACTGCACCTTGGAAAATATACAGAG ATGGTAGAGATTGTAATACCAGAATTGCATGAGATGCGCGTTGCTCATATTGTTTCTATTGGGTCTGAATCATTATGCTCACTGAATCCAGACTGTTATGAGGG GAGAGGTGCGAGATTGACATATGATACTCGGACAAACCTAGCATTTTTTCGATCATTTACTGCAGCAGACTATGTTGCTGCGCAGCGGCTTAG GCGGAGGTTAATGTATTTCCATATGGAGATTTTCAAGAAGGTGGATATCATTGTGACACCTACTACTGG CATGACAGCACCCAGAATTCCACCAAGTGCTCTTAAAGTTGGGGAGACTGATTTGCACATTTCAG gagatcTTATGCGGTTTATTATAACAGCAAATCTTCTGGGATTTCCTGCAGTTACTGTCCCT GTTGGTTATGACAATCAAGGGCTTCCCATAGGTATGCAACTCATTGGCCGACCTTGGTGTGAAGCTTCCATTTTGCGCTTAGCTGCTGCAATTGAG GAAACTTGTGCTGAGCCCAAGAAGAAGCCACTGCAATATTATGACATCTTGAAAGGGAACTAA
- the LOC107840132 gene encoding fatty acid amide hydrolase isoform X1, with amino-acid sequence MGNKRVMIPASEVDLTAVNYIPENIQAPHLTGFWFKFFVKLAEAPGIGSLIMNHLKKENKIDEMLKYTVIPEVPMFKPEYPPQEPEPAVVSLEEDAKPEERVNLALKYLPEYDPASNWSGDSTASFRYWKIRDYAYAYRSKFTTPSMVAERFISAIEEFNNKNPTAPLLISFDPDEVRKQAAASTQRFQQGNPLSILDGIFMAIKDDIDCYPHPSKGATTWMHEVREVKKDAVSVSRLRSCGAILVGKANMHELGLGTTGNNANYGTTRNPHDPDRYTGGSSSGPAAIVASGLCSAAVGTDGGGSVRIPSSLCGVVGLKSTYGRTDMTGSLCDDGTVEIIGPIATTVEDTILVYAAILGSSPAERISLRPSVPCIPNFPSQDSSQSLEALHLGKYTEWFNDVLSTDISDNCENVLSRLSEKHGCKMVEIVIPELHEMRVAHIVSIGSESLCSLNPDCYEGLHTPRLNPRDTCHLLPAVDIRRGARLTYDTRTNLAFFRSFTAADYVAAQRLRRRLMYFHMEIFKKVDIIVTPTTGMTAPRIPPSALKVGETDLHISGDLMRFIITANLLGFPAVTVPVGYDNQGLPIGMQLIGRPWCEASILRLAAAIEETCAEPKKKPLQYYDILKGN; translated from the exons ATGGGGAACAAGAGAGTGATGATACCGGCAAGTGAAGTTGACTTGACGGCTGTGAACTACATACCCGAGAATATTCAAG CTCCACATTTGACTGGTTTCTGGTTTAAGTTCTTTGTGAAGCTGGCTGAAGCACCGGGTATTGGATCTTTGATTATGAATCACCtcaagaaagaaaacaaaattgaTGAG ATGTTGAAGTACACCGTCATACCGGAGGTTCCTATGTTTAAACCTGAATATCCTCCTCAAG AGCCAGAACCTGCTGTAGTCAGCCTGGAAGAAGACGCAAAGCCTGAAGAACGGGTTAACCTAGCCTTAAAGTATCTTCCAGAATATGATCCAGCTAGCAATTGGAGTGGTGATTCAACTGCATCATTCCGCTATTGGAAAATTCGTGATTATGCATATGCATACAGATCTAAGTTTACAACTCCATCTATG GTTGCGGAGCGCTTCATCTCAGCCATTGAGGAATTCAACAATAAGAATCCCACAGCCCCACTGTTAATTTCTTTTGACCCTGACGAAGTAAGAAAGCAAGCTGCTGCTTCTACACAAAGATTTCAACAAG GAAATCCACTGTCAATCTTGGATGGGATTTTCATGGCAATTAAAGACGACATAGATTGCTATCCTCACCCTTCAAAGG GAGCAACTACGTGGATGCATGAGGTTCGTGAGGTAAAGAAGGATGCTGTTTCTGTGTCAAGATTACGAAGCTGTGGTGCAATTTTGGTTGGAAAGGCAAACATGCATGAGTTGGGCTTGGGCACTACCGGAAATAATGCAAACTATGG GACTACACGTAATCCACATGATCCAGATAGGTACACAGGAGGGTCTTCCTCAGGCCCTGCAGCTATTGTGGCTTCAGGATTGTGTTCTGCTGCTGTGGGAACGGATGGTGGAG GTTCAGTTCGGATTCCCTCTTCCCTTTGTGGTGTTGTGGGATTGAAGTCAACATATGGTCGAACTGACATGACCGG GTCATTATGTGATGATGGAACGGTGGAAATTATTGGACCAATCGCCACAACTGTTGAGGACACCATACTTGT GTATGCAGCAATCTTGGGATCCTCTCCTGCTGAAAGAATCTCTTTAAGACCG TCCGTCCCTTGTATACCTAATTTCCCTTCACAAGACAGCTCACAATCTCTGGAAGCACTGCACCTTGGAAAATATACAGAG TGGTTTAATGATGTCTTGTCAACTGATATATCTGACAACTGTGAGAATGTTCTCAGTCGACTATCAGAAAAGCATGGATGCAAA ATGGTAGAGATTGTAATACCAGAATTGCATGAGATGCGCGTTGCTCATATTGTTTCTATTGGGTCTGAATCATTATGCTCACTGAATCCAGACTGTTATGAGGG CCTTCacacacctcgactaaatccacgggatacctgccacctcttACCAGCAGTAGatatcag GAGAGGTGCGAGATTGACATATGATACTCGGACAAACCTAGCATTTTTTCGATCATTTACTGCAGCAGACTATGTTGCTGCGCAGCGGCTTAG GCGGAGGTTAATGTATTTCCATATGGAGATTTTCAAGAAGGTGGATATCATTGTGACACCTACTACTGG CATGACAGCACCCAGAATTCCACCAAGTGCTCTTAAAGTTGGGGAGACTGATTTGCACATTTCAG gagatcTTATGCGGTTTATTATAACAGCAAATCTTCTGGGATTTCCTGCAGTTACTGTCCCT GTTGGTTATGACAATCAAGGGCTTCCCATAGGTATGCAACTCATTGGCCGACCTTGGTGTGAAGCTTCCATTTTGCGCTTAGCTGCTGCAATTGAG GAAACTTGTGCTGAGCCCAAGAAGAAGCCACTGCAATATTATGACATCTTGAAAGGGAACTAA
- the LOC107840132 gene encoding fatty acid amide hydrolase isoform X6 has protein sequence MNHLKKENKIDEMLKYTVIPEVPMFKPEYPPQEPEPAVVSLEEDAKPEERVNLALKYLPEYDPASNWSGDSTASFRYWKIRDYAYAYRSKFTTPSMVAERFISAIEEFNNKNPTAPLLISFDPDEVRKQAAASTQRFQQGNPLSILDGIFMAIKDDIDCYPHPSKGATTWMHEVREVKKDAVSVSRLRSCGAILVGKANMHELGLGTTGNNANYGTTRNPHDPDRYTGGSSSGPAAIVASGLCSAAVGTDGGGSVRIPSSLCGVVGLKSTYGRTDMTGSLCDDGTVEIIGPIATTVEDTILVYAAILGSSPAERISLRPSVPCIPNFPSQDSSQSLEALHLGKYTEWFNDVLSTDISDNCENVLSRLSEKHGCKMVEIVIPELHEMRVAHIVSIGSESLCSLNPDCYEGLHTPRLNPRDTCHLLPAVDIRRGARLTYDTRTNLAFFRSFTAADYVAAQRLRRRLMYFHMEIFKKVDIIVTPTTGMTAPRIPPSALKVGETDLHISGDLMRFIITANLLGFPAVTVPVGYDNQGLPIGMQLIGRPWCEASILRLAAAIEETCAEPKKKPLQYYDILKGN, from the exons ATGAATCACCtcaagaaagaaaacaaaattgaTGAG ATGTTGAAGTACACCGTCATACCGGAGGTTCCTATGTTTAAACCTGAATATCCTCCTCAAG AGCCAGAACCTGCTGTAGTCAGCCTGGAAGAAGACGCAAAGCCTGAAGAACGGGTTAACCTAGCCTTAAAGTATCTTCCAGAATATGATCCAGCTAGCAATTGGAGTGGTGATTCAACTGCATCATTCCGCTATTGGAAAATTCGTGATTATGCATATGCATACAGATCTAAGTTTACAACTCCATCTATG GTTGCGGAGCGCTTCATCTCAGCCATTGAGGAATTCAACAATAAGAATCCCACAGCCCCACTGTTAATTTCTTTTGACCCTGACGAAGTAAGAAAGCAAGCTGCTGCTTCTACACAAAGATTTCAACAAG GAAATCCACTGTCAATCTTGGATGGGATTTTCATGGCAATTAAAGACGACATAGATTGCTATCCTCACCCTTCAAAGG GAGCAACTACGTGGATGCATGAGGTTCGTGAGGTAAAGAAGGATGCTGTTTCTGTGTCAAGATTACGAAGCTGTGGTGCAATTTTGGTTGGAAAGGCAAACATGCATGAGTTGGGCTTGGGCACTACCGGAAATAATGCAAACTATGG GACTACACGTAATCCACATGATCCAGATAGGTACACAGGAGGGTCTTCCTCAGGCCCTGCAGCTATTGTGGCTTCAGGATTGTGTTCTGCTGCTGTGGGAACGGATGGTGGAG GTTCAGTTCGGATTCCCTCTTCCCTTTGTGGTGTTGTGGGATTGAAGTCAACATATGGTCGAACTGACATGACCGG GTCATTATGTGATGATGGAACGGTGGAAATTATTGGACCAATCGCCACAACTGTTGAGGACACCATACTTGT GTATGCAGCAATCTTGGGATCCTCTCCTGCTGAAAGAATCTCTTTAAGACCG TCCGTCCCTTGTATACCTAATTTCCCTTCACAAGACAGCTCACAATCTCTGGAAGCACTGCACCTTGGAAAATATACAGAG TGGTTTAATGATGTCTTGTCAACTGATATATCTGACAACTGTGAGAATGTTCTCAGTCGACTATCAGAAAAGCATGGATGCAAA ATGGTAGAGATTGTAATACCAGAATTGCATGAGATGCGCGTTGCTCATATTGTTTCTATTGGGTCTGAATCATTATGCTCACTGAATCCAGACTGTTATGAGGG CCTTCacacacctcgactaaatccacgggatacctgccacctcttACCAGCAGTAGatatcag GAGAGGTGCGAGATTGACATATGATACTCGGACAAACCTAGCATTTTTTCGATCATTTACTGCAGCAGACTATGTTGCTGCGCAGCGGCTTAG GCGGAGGTTAATGTATTTCCATATGGAGATTTTCAAGAAGGTGGATATCATTGTGACACCTACTACTGG CATGACAGCACCCAGAATTCCACCAAGTGCTCTTAAAGTTGGGGAGACTGATTTGCACATTTCAG gagatcTTATGCGGTTTATTATAACAGCAAATCTTCTGGGATTTCCTGCAGTTACTGTCCCT GTTGGTTATGACAATCAAGGGCTTCCCATAGGTATGCAACTCATTGGCCGACCTTGGTGTGAAGCTTCCATTTTGCGCTTAGCTGCTGCAATTGAG GAAACTTGTGCTGAGCCCAAGAAGAAGCCACTGCAATATTATGACATCTTGAAAGGGAACTAA
- the LOC107840132 gene encoding fatty acid amide hydrolase isoform X2: MGNKRVMIPASEVDLTAVNYIPENIQAPHLTGFWFKFFVKLAEAPGIGSLIMNHLKKENKIDEMLKYTVIPEVPMFKPEYPPQEPEPAVVSLEEDAKPEERVNLALKYLPEYDPASNWSGDSTASFRYWKIRDYAYAYRSKFTTPSMVAERFISAIEEFNNKNPTAPLLISFDPDEVRKQAAASTQRFQQGNPLSILDGIFMAIKDDIDCYPHPSKGATTWMHEVREVKKDAVSVSRLRSCGAILVGKANMHELGLGTTGNNANYGTTRNPHDPDRYTGGSSSGPAAIVASGLCSAAVGTDGGGSVRIPSSLCGVVGLKSTYGRTDMTGSLCDDGTVEIIGPIATTVEDTILVYAAILGSSPAERISLRPSVPCIPNFPSQDSSQSLEALHLGKYTEWFNDVLSTDISDNCENVLSRLSEKHGCKMVEIVIPELHEMRVAHIVSIGSESLCSLNPDCYEGRGARLTYDTRTNLAFFRSFTAADYVAAQRLRRRLMYFHMEIFKKVDIIVTPTTGMTAPRIPPSALKVGETDLHISGDLMRFIITANLLGFPAVTVPVGYDNQGLPIGMQLIGRPWCEASILRLAAAIEETCAEPKKKPLQYYDILKGN, from the exons ATGGGGAACAAGAGAGTGATGATACCGGCAAGTGAAGTTGACTTGACGGCTGTGAACTACATACCCGAGAATATTCAAG CTCCACATTTGACTGGTTTCTGGTTTAAGTTCTTTGTGAAGCTGGCTGAAGCACCGGGTATTGGATCTTTGATTATGAATCACCtcaagaaagaaaacaaaattgaTGAG ATGTTGAAGTACACCGTCATACCGGAGGTTCCTATGTTTAAACCTGAATATCCTCCTCAAG AGCCAGAACCTGCTGTAGTCAGCCTGGAAGAAGACGCAAAGCCTGAAGAACGGGTTAACCTAGCCTTAAAGTATCTTCCAGAATATGATCCAGCTAGCAATTGGAGTGGTGATTCAACTGCATCATTCCGCTATTGGAAAATTCGTGATTATGCATATGCATACAGATCTAAGTTTACAACTCCATCTATG GTTGCGGAGCGCTTCATCTCAGCCATTGAGGAATTCAACAATAAGAATCCCACAGCCCCACTGTTAATTTCTTTTGACCCTGACGAAGTAAGAAAGCAAGCTGCTGCTTCTACACAAAGATTTCAACAAG GAAATCCACTGTCAATCTTGGATGGGATTTTCATGGCAATTAAAGACGACATAGATTGCTATCCTCACCCTTCAAAGG GAGCAACTACGTGGATGCATGAGGTTCGTGAGGTAAAGAAGGATGCTGTTTCTGTGTCAAGATTACGAAGCTGTGGTGCAATTTTGGTTGGAAAGGCAAACATGCATGAGTTGGGCTTGGGCACTACCGGAAATAATGCAAACTATGG GACTACACGTAATCCACATGATCCAGATAGGTACACAGGAGGGTCTTCCTCAGGCCCTGCAGCTATTGTGGCTTCAGGATTGTGTTCTGCTGCTGTGGGAACGGATGGTGGAG GTTCAGTTCGGATTCCCTCTTCCCTTTGTGGTGTTGTGGGATTGAAGTCAACATATGGTCGAACTGACATGACCGG GTCATTATGTGATGATGGAACGGTGGAAATTATTGGACCAATCGCCACAACTGTTGAGGACACCATACTTGT GTATGCAGCAATCTTGGGATCCTCTCCTGCTGAAAGAATCTCTTTAAGACCG TCCGTCCCTTGTATACCTAATTTCCCTTCACAAGACAGCTCACAATCTCTGGAAGCACTGCACCTTGGAAAATATACAGAG TGGTTTAATGATGTCTTGTCAACTGATATATCTGACAACTGTGAGAATGTTCTCAGTCGACTATCAGAAAAGCATGGATGCAAA ATGGTAGAGATTGTAATACCAGAATTGCATGAGATGCGCGTTGCTCATATTGTTTCTATTGGGTCTGAATCATTATGCTCACTGAATCCAGACTGTTATGAGGG GAGAGGTGCGAGATTGACATATGATACTCGGACAAACCTAGCATTTTTTCGATCATTTACTGCAGCAGACTATGTTGCTGCGCAGCGGCTTAG GCGGAGGTTAATGTATTTCCATATGGAGATTTTCAAGAAGGTGGATATCATTGTGACACCTACTACTGG CATGACAGCACCCAGAATTCCACCAAGTGCTCTTAAAGTTGGGGAGACTGATTTGCACATTTCAG gagatcTTATGCGGTTTATTATAACAGCAAATCTTCTGGGATTTCCTGCAGTTACTGTCCCT GTTGGTTATGACAATCAAGGGCTTCCCATAGGTATGCAACTCATTGGCCGACCTTGGTGTGAAGCTTCCATTTTGCGCTTAGCTGCTGCAATTGAG GAAACTTGTGCTGAGCCCAAGAAGAAGCCACTGCAATATTATGACATCTTGAAAGGGAACTAA
- the LOC107840132 gene encoding fatty acid amide hydrolase isoform X3, with protein MGNKRVMIPASEVDLTAVNYIPENIQAPHLTGFWFKFFVKLAEAPGIGSLIMNHLKKENKIDEMLKYTVIPEVPMFKPEYPPQEPEPAVVSLEEDAKPEERVNLALKYLPEYDPASNWSGDSTASFRYWKIRDYAYAYRSKFTTPSMVAERFISAIEEFNNKNPTAPLLISFDPDEVRKQAAASTQRFQQGNPLSILDGIFMAIKDDIDCYPHPSKGATTWMHEVREVKKDAVSVSRLRSCGAILVGKANMHELGLGTTGNNANYGTTRNPHDPDRYTGGSSSGPAAIVASGLCSAAVGTDGGGSVRIPSSLCGVVGLKSTYGRTDMTGSLCDDGTVEIIGPIATTVEDTILVYAAILGSSPAERISLRPSVPCIPNFPSQDSSQSLEALHLGKYTEMVEIVIPELHEMRVAHIVSIGSESLCSLNPDCYEGLHTPRLNPRDTCHLLPAVDIRRGARLTYDTRTNLAFFRSFTAADYVAAQRLRRRLMYFHMEIFKKVDIIVTPTTGMTAPRIPPSALKVGETDLHISGDLMRFIITANLLGFPAVTVPVGYDNQGLPIGMQLIGRPWCEASILRLAAAIEETCAEPKKKPLQYYDILKGN; from the exons ATGGGGAACAAGAGAGTGATGATACCGGCAAGTGAAGTTGACTTGACGGCTGTGAACTACATACCCGAGAATATTCAAG CTCCACATTTGACTGGTTTCTGGTTTAAGTTCTTTGTGAAGCTGGCTGAAGCACCGGGTATTGGATCTTTGATTATGAATCACCtcaagaaagaaaacaaaattgaTGAG ATGTTGAAGTACACCGTCATACCGGAGGTTCCTATGTTTAAACCTGAATATCCTCCTCAAG AGCCAGAACCTGCTGTAGTCAGCCTGGAAGAAGACGCAAAGCCTGAAGAACGGGTTAACCTAGCCTTAAAGTATCTTCCAGAATATGATCCAGCTAGCAATTGGAGTGGTGATTCAACTGCATCATTCCGCTATTGGAAAATTCGTGATTATGCATATGCATACAGATCTAAGTTTACAACTCCATCTATG GTTGCGGAGCGCTTCATCTCAGCCATTGAGGAATTCAACAATAAGAATCCCACAGCCCCACTGTTAATTTCTTTTGACCCTGACGAAGTAAGAAAGCAAGCTGCTGCTTCTACACAAAGATTTCAACAAG GAAATCCACTGTCAATCTTGGATGGGATTTTCATGGCAATTAAAGACGACATAGATTGCTATCCTCACCCTTCAAAGG GAGCAACTACGTGGATGCATGAGGTTCGTGAGGTAAAGAAGGATGCTGTTTCTGTGTCAAGATTACGAAGCTGTGGTGCAATTTTGGTTGGAAAGGCAAACATGCATGAGTTGGGCTTGGGCACTACCGGAAATAATGCAAACTATGG GACTACACGTAATCCACATGATCCAGATAGGTACACAGGAGGGTCTTCCTCAGGCCCTGCAGCTATTGTGGCTTCAGGATTGTGTTCTGCTGCTGTGGGAACGGATGGTGGAG GTTCAGTTCGGATTCCCTCTTCCCTTTGTGGTGTTGTGGGATTGAAGTCAACATATGGTCGAACTGACATGACCGG GTCATTATGTGATGATGGAACGGTGGAAATTATTGGACCAATCGCCACAACTGTTGAGGACACCATACTTGT GTATGCAGCAATCTTGGGATCCTCTCCTGCTGAAAGAATCTCTTTAAGACCG TCCGTCCCTTGTATACCTAATTTCCCTTCACAAGACAGCTCACAATCTCTGGAAGCACTGCACCTTGGAAAATATACAGAG ATGGTAGAGATTGTAATACCAGAATTGCATGAGATGCGCGTTGCTCATATTGTTTCTATTGGGTCTGAATCATTATGCTCACTGAATCCAGACTGTTATGAGGG CCTTCacacacctcgactaaatccacgggatacctgccacctcttACCAGCAGTAGatatcag GAGAGGTGCGAGATTGACATATGATACTCGGACAAACCTAGCATTTTTTCGATCATTTACTGCAGCAGACTATGTTGCTGCGCAGCGGCTTAG GCGGAGGTTAATGTATTTCCATATGGAGATTTTCAAGAAGGTGGATATCATTGTGACACCTACTACTGG CATGACAGCACCCAGAATTCCACCAAGTGCTCTTAAAGTTGGGGAGACTGATTTGCACATTTCAG gagatcTTATGCGGTTTATTATAACAGCAAATCTTCTGGGATTTCCTGCAGTTACTGTCCCT GTTGGTTATGACAATCAAGGGCTTCCCATAGGTATGCAACTCATTGGCCGACCTTGGTGTGAAGCTTCCATTTTGCGCTTAGCTGCTGCAATTGAG GAAACTTGTGCTGAGCCCAAGAAGAAGCCACTGCAATATTATGACATCTTGAAAGGGAACTAA
- the LOC107840132 gene encoding fatty acid amide hydrolase isoform X4, with protein MGNKRVMIPASEVDLTAVNYIPENIQAPHLTGFWFKFFVKLAEAPGIGSLIMNHLKKENKIDEMLKYTVIPEVPMFKPEYPPQEPEPAVVSLEEDAKPEERVNLALKYLPEYDPASNWSGDSTASFRYWKIRDYAYAYRSKFTTPSMVAERFISAIEEFNNKNPTAPLLISFDPDEVRKQAAASTQRFQQGNPLSILDGIFMAIKDDIDCYPHPSKGATTWMHEVREVKKDAVSVSRLRSCGAILVGKANMHELGLGTTGNNANYGTTRNPHDPDRYTGGSSSGPAAIVASGLCSAAVGTDGGGSVRIPSSLCGVVGLKSTYGRTDMTGSLCDDGTVEIIGPIATTVEDTILVYAAILGSSPAERISLRPSVPCIPNFPSQDSSQSLEALHLGKYTEWFNDVLSTDISDNCENVLSRLSEKHGCKMVEIVIPELHEMRVAHIVSIGSESLCSLNPDCYEGLHTPRLNPRDTCHLLPAVDIRRGARLTYDTRTNLAFFRSFTAADYVAAQRLRRRLMYFHMEIFKKVDIIVTPTTGMTAPRIPPSALKVGETDLHISGCSLCSPLTRSSYHLLWHWLKLHRCCFSTISWTVAVLQF; from the exons ATGGGGAACAAGAGAGTGATGATACCGGCAAGTGAAGTTGACTTGACGGCTGTGAACTACATACCCGAGAATATTCAAG CTCCACATTTGACTGGTTTCTGGTTTAAGTTCTTTGTGAAGCTGGCTGAAGCACCGGGTATTGGATCTTTGATTATGAATCACCtcaagaaagaaaacaaaattgaTGAG ATGTTGAAGTACACCGTCATACCGGAGGTTCCTATGTTTAAACCTGAATATCCTCCTCAAG AGCCAGAACCTGCTGTAGTCAGCCTGGAAGAAGACGCAAAGCCTGAAGAACGGGTTAACCTAGCCTTAAAGTATCTTCCAGAATATGATCCAGCTAGCAATTGGAGTGGTGATTCAACTGCATCATTCCGCTATTGGAAAATTCGTGATTATGCATATGCATACAGATCTAAGTTTACAACTCCATCTATG GTTGCGGAGCGCTTCATCTCAGCCATTGAGGAATTCAACAATAAGAATCCCACAGCCCCACTGTTAATTTCTTTTGACCCTGACGAAGTAAGAAAGCAAGCTGCTGCTTCTACACAAAGATTTCAACAAG GAAATCCACTGTCAATCTTGGATGGGATTTTCATGGCAATTAAAGACGACATAGATTGCTATCCTCACCCTTCAAAGG GAGCAACTACGTGGATGCATGAGGTTCGTGAGGTAAAGAAGGATGCTGTTTCTGTGTCAAGATTACGAAGCTGTGGTGCAATTTTGGTTGGAAAGGCAAACATGCATGAGTTGGGCTTGGGCACTACCGGAAATAATGCAAACTATGG GACTACACGTAATCCACATGATCCAGATAGGTACACAGGAGGGTCTTCCTCAGGCCCTGCAGCTATTGTGGCTTCAGGATTGTGTTCTGCTGCTGTGGGAACGGATGGTGGAG GTTCAGTTCGGATTCCCTCTTCCCTTTGTGGTGTTGTGGGATTGAAGTCAACATATGGTCGAACTGACATGACCGG GTCATTATGTGATGATGGAACGGTGGAAATTATTGGACCAATCGCCACAACTGTTGAGGACACCATACTTGT GTATGCAGCAATCTTGGGATCCTCTCCTGCTGAAAGAATCTCTTTAAGACCG TCCGTCCCTTGTATACCTAATTTCCCTTCACAAGACAGCTCACAATCTCTGGAAGCACTGCACCTTGGAAAATATACAGAG TGGTTTAATGATGTCTTGTCAACTGATATATCTGACAACTGTGAGAATGTTCTCAGTCGACTATCAGAAAAGCATGGATGCAAA ATGGTAGAGATTGTAATACCAGAATTGCATGAGATGCGCGTTGCTCATATTGTTTCTATTGGGTCTGAATCATTATGCTCACTGAATCCAGACTGTTATGAGGG CCTTCacacacctcgactaaatccacgggatacctgccacctcttACCAGCAGTAGatatcag GAGAGGTGCGAGATTGACATATGATACTCGGACAAACCTAGCATTTTTTCGATCATTTACTGCAGCAGACTATGTTGCTGCGCAGCGGCTTAG GCGGAGGTTAATGTATTTCCATATGGAGATTTTCAAGAAGGTGGATATCATTGTGACACCTACTACTGG CATGACAGCACCCAGAATTCCACCAAGTGCTCTTAAAGTTGGGGAGACTGATTTGCACATTTCAGGTTGTTCCCTATGCTCACCTCTTACCAGATCCTCCTACCATCTACTATGGCATTGGTTAAAACTACACAGATGCTGTTTCTCTACTATTTCTTGGACAGTTGCGGTTTTGCAGTTTTAG